From a region of the Castanea sativa cultivar Marrone di Chiusa Pesio chromosome 10, ASM4071231v1 genome:
- the LOC142611583 gene encoding plasma membrane ATPase 4: MGGDKPISLEEIKNESVDLERIPIEEVFEQLKCTRQGLSAEEGDNRLQVFGPNKLEEKKESKLLKFLGFMWNPLSWVMEAAALMAIALANGDGKPPDWQDFVGIIVLLLINSTISFIEENNAGNAAAALMAGLAPKTKVLRDGRWSEQDASILVPGDIISIKLGDIVPADARLLEGDPLKIDQSALTGESLPVTKNPSDEVFSGSTCKQGEIEAVVIATGVHTFFGKAAHLVDSTNQVGHFQKVLTAIGNFCICSIAIGIIIEIIVMYPIQHRKYRSGIDNLLVLLIGGIPIAMPTVLSVTMAIGSHRLSQQGAITKRMTAIEEMAGMDVLCSDKTGTLTLNKLTVDTNLTEVFAKGVEKELVMLLAARASRTENQDAIDACIVGMLADPKEARAGIREVHFLPFNPVDKRTALTYIDDKGNWHRASKGAPEQIITLCNCKEDVRKKVHAVIDKFAERGLRSLGVARQEVPEKTKEGPGGPWQFVGLLPLFDPPRHDSAETIRRALHLGVNVKMITGDQLAIAKETGRRLGMGTNMYPSSSLLGQDKDVSIAALPVDELIEKADGFAGVFPEHKYEIVKKLQEKKHICGMTGDGVNDAPALKKADIGIAVADATDAARGASDIVLTEPGLSVIISAVLTSRAIFQRMKNYTIYAVSITIRIVFGFMFIALIWKFDFAPFMVLIIAILNDGTIMTISKDRVKPSPMPDSWKLKEIFATGIVLGGYLALMTVIFFWAMRDTTFFSDKFHVRSLKGNEEEMMAALYLQVSIISQALIFVTRSRSWSFIERPGLLLLGAFVIAQLIATFIAVYADWGFARIKGMGWGWAGVIWLYSLVTYFPLDILKFAIRYILSGKAWDNLLENKTAFTTKKDYGKEEREAQWAAAQRTLHGLQPPETSNLFTEKSSYRELSEIAEQAKRRAEVARLRELHTLKGHVESVVKLKGLDIDTIQQHYTV, from the exons ATGGGTGGCGATAAGCCTATCAGTCTCGAGGAGATCAAAAACGAGTCCGTTGATCTG GAACGGATTCCAATTGAGGAAGTGTTTGAGCAGTTGAAATGTACAAGGCAGGGTCTATCAGCAGAGGAAGGAGACAACAGGCTTCAAGTTTTTGGACCAAACAAACTAGAAGAGAAAAAG GAGAGCAAACTTCTCAAGTTCTTGGGTTTCATGTGGAACCCATTGTCTTGGGTCATGGAAGCTGCTGCTCTCATGGCTATTGCCTTGGCAAATGGTGATGGAAAGCCTCCGGATTGGCAGGACTTTGTTGGTATCATTGTCCTTTTGCTGATCAACTCTACAATCAGTTTTATTGAGGAAAACAATGCTGGCAATGCAGCTGCAGCCCTTATGGCTGGTCTTGCTCCCAAGACTAAG GTCCTGAGAGATGGTCGATGGAGTGAACAAGATGCTTCGATTTTGGTTCCCGGAGACATTATCAGCATTAAATTGGGAGATATTGTTCCTGCTGATGCTCGTCTTCTCGAGGGTGATCCTTTAAAAATTGATCAGTCTGCTCTGACTGGTGAATCCCTTCCTGTCACTAAGAACCCCTCAGATGAAGTGTTTTCTGGCTCAACATGTAAACAGGGTGAAATAGAAGCAGTCGTGATTGCCACTGGTGTCCACACCTTTTTCGGTAAAGCTGCCCATTTGGTGGACAGCACCAATCAAGTTGGGCACTTCCAGAAAGTTCTCACTGCAATTGGTAATTTCTGTATATGTTCAATTGCTATCGGAATTATCATTGAGATTATAGTGATGTACCCAATTCAGCATCGCAAGTATAGGAGTGGAATTGACAATCTACTGGTTCTCTTGATTGGAGGAATTCCTATTGCCATGCCAACTGTTTTGTCTGTCACGATGGCTATTGGTTCACATAGGCTCTCACAGCAGGGTGCTATTACAAAGAGAATGACTGCCATAGAGGAAATGGCTGGCATGGATGTTCTCTGCAGTGACAAAACGGGTACTCTAACCCTGAATAAGTTGACTGTTGACACAAATTTGACTGAGGTATTTGCAAAGGGTGTGGAGAAAGAGTTAGTTATGCTTCTCGCAGCAAGGGCCTCTAGGACTGAAAATCAAGATGCCATTGATGCTTGCATTGTAGGGATGCTTGCAGATCCAAAGGAG GCAAGAGCTGGTATCAGAGAGGTTCATTTCCTTCCATTCAATCCAGTCGACAAAAGGACCGCTCTGACCTACATTGATGACAAGGGAAACTGGCATCGTGCTAGTAAAGGTGCTCCTGAGCAG ATTATAACCCTTTGCAACTGCAAGGAGGATGTTAGGAAAAAGGTTCATGCAGTGATTGATAAGTTTGCTGAACGTGGACTTCGATCTTTAGGTGTTGCCAGACAG GAAGTAcctgaaaaaacaaaagagggTCCAGGGGGACCATGGCAGTTTGTTGGTTTGTTGCCTCTGTTTGATCCTCCTAGGCATGACAGTGCAGAAACCATCAGAAGAGCACTTCACCTTGGTGTGAATGTCAAGATGATTACTG GGGACCAGCTTGCCATTGCCAAGGAAACAGGTCGTAGGCTTGGAATGGGAACAAACATGTACCCCTCTTCTTCATTGCTCGGCCAAGACAAGGATGTTTCCATTGCAGCCCTCCCTGTAGATGAGTTGATTGAGAAGGCCGATGGATTTGCTGGAGTTTTTCCAG AACACAAATATGAAATTGTGAAGAAGCTGCAAGAGAAGAAGCACATTTGTGGAATGACAGGAGATGGTGTCAATGATGCCCCTGCTTTAAAGAAGGCAGATATTGGAATTGCTGTTGCTGATGCTACTGATGCTGCTAGAGGTGCTTCGGACATTGTCCTCACTGAACCAGGTTTGAGTGTCATTATAAGTGCTGTGCTGACTAGCAGGGCTATTTTCCAAAGGATGAAGAATTACACA ATCTATGCAGTTTCAATCACTATTCGTATTGTG TTTGGATTCATGTTTATTGCTTTGATATGGAAATTTGACTTTGCACCATTCATGGTTCTAATTATTGCCATCCTAAATGACG GTACAATCATGACAATATCAAAGGATAGGGTGAAGCCATCTCCAATGCCAGACAGCTGGAAACTGAAAGAAATTTTTGCTACTGGCATTGTTCTAGGAGGTTACTTGGCCCTGATGACAGTGATATTTTTTTGGGCTATGAGAGACACTACCTTTTTCTCA GACAAGTTTCACGTGAGGTCACTGAAAGGAAATGAGGAAGAAATGATGGCAGCCTTATACCTTCAAGTCAGTATTATAAGCCAGGCCCTAATTTTTGTCACAAGGTCTCGCAGCTGGTCCTTTATTGAACGACCTGGCCTTCTCTTGCTTGGTGCTTTTGTAATTGCTCAGCTG ATAGCAACTTTCATAGCAGTATATGCTGATTGGGGTTTTGCACGGATAAAAGGAATGGGCTGGGGTTGGGCCGGTGTAATCTGGCTTTATAGTCTTGTAACATATTTCCCACTTGATATCCTCAAATTTGCAATCCGCTACATTCTGAGTGGAAAGGCTTGGGATAATCTTTTGGAGAACAAG ACTGCCTTTACTACAAAGAAAGACTAtggaaaagaagagagagaagcacAATGGGCAGCTGCACAGAGGACCCTGCACGGTCTTCAACCACCTGAAACCAGCAACCTTTTCACTGAGAAGAGTAGTTACAGGGAGCTTTCAGAGATAGCAGAGCAAGCCAAGCGACGTGCTGAGGTTGCAAG GTTAAGGGAGCTGCATACCCTGAAGGGGCACGTCGAATCAGTGGTTAAGCTGAAAGGACTGGACATTGATACAATCCAGCAACATTACACAGTTTAA